The genome window CTTTACTTTATGCCAACATACACCTTGAAAATGCTCAGCTCTCTTTTCCCCATTCAGTTGTTCAAAggatggctagggttgccaaactccagatgaggcctggagatctcccagaattataacttaACTCCAGATTACTGATATCAAATATCCAGGAGGAAATGAGTATTTTAGAGGGTAGACTTTAcagcattataccatgctgaggtccttctcctccccaaactccagacTCAAGCCcaaaacctccaagaatttcccagtacagttggcaaccttaggatgGACACTGGAGGTGGTAACCCCTAATAAACCCATGCAACACAAGTGGGTAGGTGGCCTGCAGCAGCTACCCTACTGAGACATGCCCTATGCAACTAGAGCTAATGTCCTACTTTATCCAAAGGATGCTATGATGCCACCTATTGGTCATTGCAAAGTTTGTCTGCACAGCTGACAGTGGTAGGAGTAAGTCACACATGAGTGCTGCCCTGTTGATTTTGTGTCCAACATGACATTCATCTCTGCCACACAGTATTTCAAGATGTCAACATCATGGTGTTTTTTGGTTTCGCCTTCCTCCTGACTTTCTTGAGACGATATGGCTTCAGCAGCACTGGATTCAGCCTTCTTCTGGCTGCCCTGGCAGTGCAGTGGGCTGTGATGGTGGACGGATTTCTGTTCCATTTCTCAAATGGGAAAGTGAGGATCAGTCTTCAAAGGTAGTCAATGTGTACTgatatgccttttaaaaattgtgagcAGCTGAGATTGAGGTGGAGAAAGGCTCCAAAAAGCCTTCCTTCTGCCTAAGGAGTTTTCCTCCAACTTTCGTAGCTGTTCCTCCAGAGGAAGAATTAgttaaattggaggaaggctccttagatTGGAGGAAAGATTTGAAGTCAagccaaaaggaaaggaaggatatTAGAGGGGCCAAGTATATTCCCCCCTTCCTTGCTGGCACTTCAAAGGCCAGTGGGTGGGGATGGGAGATGTTAACCAAATAGATTTGTATGTGTCAGGGTTGCAATGGGCAAAGGCATCAATCCCCTGGCTAGCATGGAAAAAACACATTTATGGTGAGTCCTTCAGTATTTGGGATCTTAAGCCTGTGTACACCCAGGTCCAGATTCAGATCAACAACGGAGAAAATGAAGATGGAAAGACTCTCATAAAAAAGATGTTTTTATTGAAAAGCCAAATTGATCTAAGCAACATAGTAAAGCAAAAACAGcattacagaaaggaaaaaatgtcAAGTAAATGCAACACAAAACCTTTGCCCAGTAAATCTGCCAACCTACTGGAGAATGAAACTAAAAGGGCAGCAGCAAAGAAGCAATGTAAGTGTCAGGAGCTGAAACTGACAGAGGAAGGAGACTTGGAGTCAGATCTATGAAGCAGAGAAGCAGGAGACCAGCCATGAGACTGGAGTCCCAGACCAGCTACAAAAAGTGGGGCTGAGGGGTAATGCTTTATATAATCTTGCTGAGATTAAGGAAGGGGCAGGTTATTGGCAGTGGGATCCAGGAATAATAGAAGTACAATATTTTCAAGATGAATCAGACTGAAAAGAAATCCTTTGAGCGGATTTTTCTCCCTTTACATGGAGAATCTCTAAagtgggttgagaaattccttgatgtttggggtggagcctgggacaaCAGGGTTTTGGGAGGAGAGGGGTCTTAGTGGGATATAAGGCCACTTTGGAGCtcacctccaaagaagccatcAGCTCTAGTGGAAttgattttgttgttttgagaGTAGGTGCAATTCCGAAGGAtcgccaggccccacctggaggttggcaactctaactaGAACTTTTTTTAATGTTCCTCTCCTTCAAGGAGTTGGGCAGCAtgcccacagcaaccctgtgaagtaggctagactAAAAGAGAATAACTGGCCCAGGACCAaacagtgagcttcatggctgtgtggggatttgaacctgggtatctCCAGTCCTAGTGTAATCATCACTCCAGTGTAATTCCAACAGTTGTATGAAAAGGCTCAATTCTCTCCTTTACTgctgagaaaaggaaaagataaaaggATTTCCTTGCAGACATATTCTGCTTTGGGATCAGAAACAGGTGTAGTCTGGGGTAATTGGACAGACATAAAGTCCCATTGCTGAATGATCACTGAATCCAGTTTGTCATGTATTGTCGAaaactttcacggccggactcaactggttgttgtgggctttccgggctgcgtggtcgtggtctggtagatcttgttcctagtgtttcgcctgcatctgtgactgccatcttcagaggtgtatcacacttctctctgtgatcgatgccagccacagatgcaggtgaaatgttaggaacaagatctaccagaccacggccacacagcccggaaagcccacaacaaccaccagTTTGTTATGTTAACTTCTTGGCTGATATTCCTCAATAGCGTTGATCTCTGGACCTTCGAAAGGATGCATAGATCCCTCCTGTGTCTCTGAGAGCAATCTGCTGATACCTGGATGCAGATTCCTTGAATTATATTTTTGCACAGCTACCTGTTACATTTACAATCTCAAAATTAATGGCCTTGCCTTAGACACTCCATCTTCTTTCTCTGAACCCCTtcacaaaataataacaacaataataacaataaatgtgTCCATTAGCTGGAGAACAAGCATTTCAGTGAGTGCATTAACCAACACATGTAGCCTATTGTGAAAGTAATTACAAATGTTGGTATCTCTGCTCCTGCTTAAGCCTctattgatttctttttaaagaaaagggcaTGCAAGATTTTTCAGTGTTCAACACTATTAGCATAGAATAGATTAACAGAATCAAGGACATCCAGCCAGTCTTGTGGGAATTACGCGAATCTTCGTGCATTCACTCATTCAGATATTTATCTGCTGGTTTTCACCCCAATGGGAACCTAAAGCTGCTTACAGcataattctctcctccatttatcctcacaaccttcCTATGCAGTAgcgtaggctgagagtgtatgactggcccaaggtcacctaatgagcttccatggcagagtaggggattcagacctgggtctcccaggagTCTGACACTTTAGCCACCATACCTCACTGCCTCTCTTCTTGGCTTTACTTTAGGTCAGGAGAAGTAGCATGCAGTTTCTAAACAAGTAAAGCAGACTCCAGCAATTTATCTGTCAAAAAGTCCTCCGTCAAAAGACAAAAAGTAGAACACAGTGATTGATCATCTCGAATAAATAGGGAGTTTCCAGTGGGTGAATGTCTGACAAATGGGTCGGCTTAGTTGTGTATCTGGCACCAGCAGACTTCTTGATGGTCAGATTGCTTTCAATGTCCCAGGGTAAGGGAGCAGCCCACTGGGAGCACACAGAGAAATCAGGATAGACATCAAACACAAAGCCCTCCATGACAGCAAGTCTGATGGTCTGGATTCTTCCTTGGCAAGAATGTCAGAAGGCATAGGATGGTACAAAGCGCCCTCTTTTGATGAAAGGGCGGAGGGAACAAATCCATTTGCCCAAGACTTCTGGCTACCATAAAAAATAAGGAGAAGCAGGACTAAAAGGGGCAGATGTGTGTTTTCCAAGGAGAGATAAAGCACAATGACCACAAGGTGGATGTGTGCTTAACTCCCGCCCAGCCATCACTCCTTCACTgcaaattccctccccctcttcagTACTGGTAGAAACTCCCCTTGTAACATGTGGTTCTGCTGAGGAATGATAACCCTCTGGTAATGAGAAGGCCTCCCTTTTCTCATTCACTGGCAGAGCTAAGCAACTCATTACACAGGAAGTCTGTGGTAGAATTTCCTAACATATTTGTCTGCAGCCCTGAAGCTCATCTATGAAGTGACTTTATAATattagtctagaacaggggtgtccaactctggcacttcagatgttcatggactacaattcccatcagtccaggccatgccagcaggggctgatgggaattgtaacatctgaagcaccaaagttggacacccctggtctagaagcaatagattgctctccagggtctaacggagaaaggtctttcccagtaGCTATTCCCCAAGATCTTTTTCATAAAGCCAGAGAGGCCAGGCAGGACTACTACCTGGAGATCTATACACAAAGCCACTAAGCTATCGTACTCCCTGCCATAACGAAAGAGTTCTCAATTTGATGTGTCCATGGGACAGAGCGTCTGTTGGGTGCTTTACCTTTTACCTGGGTATCTTTTGCTATCTGTGTCCCCAGCATTATCTGTTccttctgctgggggggggggaagggggagtagCTGTCCTAGCGCCACTGATTTGATCAAAAGTGAATTAAATTTGAAATACTAAAAAAGAAACCATGGAGCTCTCATGCAAGTTTAGCATTTGTGCCTGACCCCGCTCaggatttgtggaggggaggggggggggacataatgGGATGGGAGAGCTAACCTGTCAGACACTGTGGGTCCCTAGAGGGGAGAAAAGTGATGCAGAAATATCTAAATAACTACATAGATAATAGAGAAGATGAGGGACATACAAGTAATGGAATGAAATACAATGGGAGTGTTGTTCGAGGTGTGCCCTTAGGGTGGAACTGGATATTGCTAGAGATACGTGGCCACTACTGAACACAACAGCTTTGTGCCTTTCCTCTGCAGTGTTTAGCAAACAAAAAGGTGAATAATCTGATTTCAATCTACTTCAGACTTCCCTCCACCTATGGATACCAGCCAATGACTTGGTGCAAGGGtggcaaaattcaaaacaaaacaatggcattTCCCTCGTTTCCACTgataagagaaaaagaagagcaagcttgttttcagcagcagcctcCTATGATGTCCATGTCTGCTGTCAGCCTCTGACTGATTTGTCCTTGTTCTCTCAGTAACAGTGTGCTGCCAGGAGAAGACGAGGGGACAATAGCAAATCACATGCCCCAAGCCAGGGCTGCAGGCTTAGAAAACAGGGCAGTGGGTTAAAGAAAAGGAGTCAAACAATGCTTTAAAGTccagttttctctccctctctgcctgatCTGTAGAAAAAAATCTCTTCCAGGCTCCAAAGcaatgctatttttttcttttcctgttgttCCTCTCTGAAAGCATCTTAACAGCTGTTATGAGCATCCCCACGGTGTTGATTTCAGCTGGAGCTGTCCTTGGGAAAGCCAATCCGATCCAATTGATCCTGATGGCTCTGATAGAGGTGACCGTTTTTGCTGCTAACCGATGGATTGCTATGGATGTTCTGCAGGTACAGTAGCCCTCACCACAACAGAGATGTGGCACAAATGAAAAAGGATTCAGCCTCAGCTTTCAAAGTTCTTTTCAACTTGGGAGTTAATTATTGGCACCTGGGTTGCTCTGTTTTCACTCTCTCTTGCCTctaataatatattattatattattagcaGGACAGTTTAGTTGGACCAACCTACATGGGATACTGAAAATCTGCATCTGGAACTCAAATGTGTAATTTGGTCCTTCAAAAAAAGGTCATTCAGCTGGAGGCGAAATGTTAGGCTTGTCAGCCCTTCACTAATAATAGGTTCCCTCTTATGGGGGCAAAGTCTTACAAAATCAGTCACACAACTCTAGGAATTCCCCTGGTCCCTGCAGTAAAGGTCACAGAGATTTAGGGGATTACTAGAGCATTGTTCAGCATGTTGGTGTCACTTTTGGGTCTCcgtctggaagtgacatcactacaACCACTGCCATTCCCCCACTACCACTCCTGTGTATATCTGTGGGGAACAGGGGAGCACAGGCAGAGGGTTGCTCATTAATAGTAGGCAAACAGGATCCCTGTCTAATATGGATCGAGGCCACAACTcttaggagggggaggagtgactCTTTGCCACCTTGAACTATTTCCACAATTGAAAATCCCCCTTCTCAGGCTGCTTTTAGCCTGATTTTTTCCCTACTAGAGCCTAATAGGCGAAGAGGTGTGGAAAGGTAGGGcgtagtttcccctccctttgtcactgggtGAAGGGGAATAGAGTGAGCTCAGCAATGTGataaaatggcgccaaggaggaaattcagggatgGCACAGAAGCATGGAAAATATAGTAATTAGATCACatggcaagtgaaaacattttgaaaacgttttagggTGCAGGAtcatttaaaaaggggattcatttaaaacattgtgaggctggaaataaaacagatAACAGTGTAGAACTCCATTGAGGAAAAgtcttatttcctgcctcaaaacgttttaaaaggtttgtgtggcaAGGGCCTCAGTTTCTCCCTGTCCAGAAAGTTTCTTCTTGTCAACTTTCCCATCCCTTACTCTACTGAGGCTCCTCACCTCCTtaaactccaccttcctcaggctctatcTCCAAGtcttaggaatttcccaacccagagctggcaattctcCTCCCATGTTATGTCTGTTTCAGTCCTTAGAGTCACTCTAGGaccgcggtggcgaacctatggcacgtcagatgttcatggactacaactcccatcagcccctgccagcatggccaattggagtgccataggttcaccaccactgctctaggatctAACCTCCCATTATATTTTACCTAAGCGCAACTAAATGTTTTCCTGACATTCAGTGCTGGGAACTCAAATCTGAGACATACACAGGACCAGTCTGGATTGGGGCCACAGTATATGGGGAGAAGGTGTTtatgcctcccctccaccccgctCCCCCACTGTTTTCCTGATTCAATAACACTGGAGAGTGTTATTTGTACCATTAGGGTAgcagttctcaatctgtgggtcgcgacccctttgggggtcgaatgaccctttcacaggggtcaccaaagactctctgcatcagtgttctccatctgcaaaatggataaatgttagggttgggggtcaccacaacatgaggaactgtattaaagggtagcggcattaggaaggttgagaaccactgcattaaggAAACCTTGCTGAATTCCACCAGTACATGTAAAGCCCCCATTAGGGCATATGGTGCCCCCAGGGTCATTGCAGGTCCAAGAAaatggaaggggtggggtggggtggctgaagcctttttcttttgtgtgccatggtggggtctggggatcaccaagaattgcagctgatctccaggcgacagagatcaattcacatggagaaaatgactgttttggaaagAGGATTTTGTGGCATTATAAACTGCTCAGGCTCCTCCGTTCCCTTCCTAAACCACACCTttgtcaggctccaccccaaaatttccaggattttcccaCCCCGGAGCTGGTCACCTTAGCCGTGGCACCAATCCAGATCAGATCTTGTGTATTTGGGAATTGAGCTCCAAGCGGCAAACTCCCTGTTGTGCAAACTCAGGAGAGAAGCGTATCATGTCATTAGGCCCTTATTTTCACATGTTGACTTGAATGTACCTTTTGTCACCCACATGTTACCCCCTCCCATACTCCCACCATGCCTGGTTCACTCATGCAGGTGAATCAAGTGATAGAATACCACGGTACTTGAGGGGTAGGAAGGACCTTTGGAGAGCACAAGTGGAAGGGGAGGGCCACACTGTGAAAGGCTCTTCGGTGATGAACACCCTGCAAATAGAAAACCGGCTCAGCAGGCCAAGAGAGGAGGCAGAGCTTTTCTTCCCATTTGGCCTGTTTCAGTGCACTGGCATACAGAGTAAAGGGACGAATGCAGGATAAATTCAGCACATGAGAAATGTATGGggattatggttgccagctccagattgggaaatacctggagactttgggggtggagcttgaggaaggtggggttaTGGAGGGGCGGGACTGCCGTGGGGTGTAATGCCGAGGAgcctaccttccaaagtgaccattttctccacctgaactgatcactgttgcctggagatcagttgaaacagCAGGacatctccaaccaccacctggaggttggcaaaccctAATTGGAAGAGGGTAACCTACAGGAATCAGACAAAGAGTGAGGGATGAGTTAATCACACCCTGTAGATTATGACTCCCCTGCAAGGGTTCCATTTGTTCACAGTATCTCCATATCTGGCTTTGAATAAATTTTATCTTTATCAATGGCAGGTGGAAAACCACTTAAGCTTGATGTACGTCCATTTGTTTGGGGCTTATTTTGGGCTGATGTTAGCCTGGTGGCTGTATCATCCATCCCTGAGCCAGAAAGCGGAGAAGGAGACCTCAAAGCCAGCTTCCCATTTGTTTGCAATGCTAGGTAAGTCCCTCGATTGTGCAGTTGGGGGGTAATTAAAATGTTGATTTGGTTTCCTTAGAATGTAATGTGGTGGAGAAGGAAGGACTCTTCTCTGGGAGGTTCTTAGGTTGCAGCAAGCCCCAGTTACTTTTGCGCTCCTCAGACCTGCCCCTTGAGCTGTCTTCTTCGGAGAAATCTTCCTTCCAGGTCAAACTGGGATCAGGGCAATACCTGACAGCCACTGGGAATGTTGTTTTTTTAGGAGTAGTTGGTGTTGGTGGTTTCTAATGTAGCTGCTTTTATCTGCTCACATTCTTGTAAAGCTGCTTTGATTATAAAAGCAGCAGATAAATAGAGTAAATAaccaaaagagagaaaaagccaAGGATCTATTCCACAATGggaagagccagtatggtgtagcggttaagagggCCGGATAAGTGTCTGGAACATCTAGATTCGAAACCCCActggtgccatggaagcttgttgggtgaccttgagccagtcattcgcttccagcctaacctacctcacagtgtttttGTTGCAGATATAAAATGGAACAGGAGAGAACAATGTTGTCAGCAatacagggggcaggggggaatgaGGTGTGAATATCGAAATAAGTggataagtaaataagtaaacttTTCCTCTGTGTGGTTTTGTCCAGTAAAATGACCCCCAGATGCTGTTATTAGCTGTCCAATAAAGAAAAACAAGCCCTTCAGacttcctctcttcccttctccACCCTCGGTccctgatccaaattgggcccTTGTGCACCTTTTTTAAATGCTGGGAGGATTCTCTTAGCATCCTGTGTAGCCTGATCCTGCAGCAGAAGgacagaagaaggaagaaaaagatcaGGAGCATTTCTGGGAGCAGCCTGAAGCCAGCTCCTTTCTTTGATAGACATGCCTGTGGAACAACAGTTTGCTGTTTGCACCGCCTCTTCCGGCTGCAGTCCATACGACCTCACATGCCTAAAATAAATTACAAGCCACTAGCACCTGTTGTTTCTTTGTAAGGGTAATATTGCTGAGCAAGATATATTTACTCTGTTGAGGCTGGAttcctctttctgtgtgtgtaaaCATAGAGCAGTCTGGCTCACTCTTGGCATGTAGAGAGACAACACAAGACCAAGGGCAACACGGGAAAATAGCAAACAGGGATCCCTGCAAGTAACATGATCTTCAGCTGTATCTATCTCAATGTGGGGTCTGGAGTTCCCAAGTAGTGTCCCAATGACAAAGGTCAGTTCCCTTGTAGAAAACGGCAGATTTCGAGGACAGGCTGTATGATACATCATCAAATCTAGGAGAAACAGAATGCCTAGAGTGCCATGTCGCTGCTGAGTTCCTTCTGCTCTTGAGACTCTGCCCTCAAAGGCACCCCAACCCAATTGCCAGTAATTTCCTAAGCCAGAGTGGGCAACCCTAATTAATGCATTTGATGGAGAGAGGAGGTGAccatttccacagattctccccTCCCACTGAGCCTCATCATGACATTTCGTCTGGAAAACAAGCCAGTGCTTCATATTTGCTCACCAGCAATAGAGACCAGGGACTCAGGATTAGATAACCTCCACTCTAGTTAGGGCTGTCAAcatccaggtgggtcctggagaccTCCAGATAATGGAAAACAGtttccttggaagaagaagagtggatttatactccacctttctctcctgtaaggaaactcaaggtggcttacaagctcctttccccacaacagatacgttgtgaggtaggaggggctgagagttccgaagaactgtgactagcccaaggtcacccagcaggaatgtaggagtgccgaaacacatctggttcaccagataagcctccgccactcagctgaagaagtgggggaatcaaacctggttctccagattagaatccatttgcaattaaccactacaccacactggagaaaatgcctgctttggaagtAGGCTCTAATGGCATTGtaacctgctgaagtccctccccaaacccccctcccccctcccaaggtctccttgcatttcccaacccacagctaaCAACCCTAACCCATTCAGGATAATAGCGTACATTGCATGAGCTTTGCCTTGAAAGGACATATTCTCAGTTCTTTGCATCCTGCATCAAAGACAAATTTGAAGGAGGattatggggttttttgtttgccaAGAAAGCAAATGAAGGAGGattatggggttttttgtttgccaAGAAAGCCCCCCAAAACTAGTTGAATAAATTGTACTCATGATCTTGTTGGTCTGAATTCAGCCAGCTACTAATACTGACTCATGACAAGAAAAATGTCAGTCATTTCTGAGGGTTAGGATGAGTGGTGTATACACTGCAAGGACTGATTCCAGGGCAGAGAGGGATGTGGTGGATTGAActgaaaatttcaggggtatACCTAAAGAGGCCCTTTGCAGGCAGGGCATCTATGGATCTAACTGCAGGTTCTGGATCAAATCCAGAGTGTCTCTATGtattctttaaaacaaaacaaaaccagcagtTTCATCATGGCATTAACAGGATCTTTCAAGAGACTGGCTTGCCTACCAGCCTTTTGTCTTTTCAGAAACATTGGTCGAGGCCCACATAAATCATACAGGTTTCTCTCTCTGAGAACTCCCATTCATGCTGACAGCAGTTTCAGATAGTAGGATAAGGAGAAAGGAGAATTGACACAGGTGCCATTGAAGTCATTGGGgctagagttttcaaggccaaGATACTGAGGAAGAAGTTTTGCCTAAATATTTCATCTTGCTAGTGCGAGGACCCCGGGGTTGGAGAAGGTGCCTGCATTCTGTCCTCaacacaaccttgtgaggtagcttaaGCAGAGGGAGAATGACAGGTCCAAGGTTACATAGCAAGAAGGATCTCCCAGGTTCTAGTCTAGCACTCAAACCACTACATAGCAACAGTGAGTTTGATGGCATCATTAATGGAGTTTTGAGGCTGCAGGATTTCAGCCTGTAAATGGCAGCCTCTTGGTGGCTGACCTATAATATTGGCTTTGTACATAGTTGGTGTGGGTGGATATTGAAGTGAAGAGGGCTGCCTACAGAAAGACTTTGAAGAGTTGAAAGGTTTGCAAGGGCAGTGATGACAACTTTtcctcttggggtgggggaatctacCAGGTACTCTCTTCCTCTGGATATTCTGGCCCAGCTTCAATTCAGTCCTGATCAACAATGAGGGGGACAAAAGTGTTGCCATCTACAACACCTATTTTGCAATTGCTTCAAGTACCGTCACTGCCTTTGCACTCTCGGTGGCTACCAACAAAGACGGAAAGATCAACATGGTAAGTGAGAACAGGTCTAGCTGGTGGGAATTCTTCCCAAAGCAGGACTCTTCAGAAGGAATGTGTTTGCTtcaaaaattctttaaaattaaattttaaggTATATGTAGTCCTCCCACTTACCTGCCTGGGTTGAGGCCATCTCTAGTCCCAATGTCCTGCACTTTAGGAATCAAAGAGTAGAAGGAAAAACAGCCTCCACACAGGGATGCTCTGGCAATCTTCCTAGTCTCTATAGTGAAAGCCATAGAGCTAGGGTGACATTACATTGTCCCTGACCTATGCCATCTCCAAGCACTGCTCTCCAAGTCTCCTGCTATTTGCCAAGGCAGTTTGGGGAACCCTAACAGCCCGATCCAGACTGTGGCGGCGGCCAAGGTCAATGCTGCTGCTACACTGCAccatcacctccagagggctttccagaggttcagggaaggagaaaagagcaaaagccctccattggaaCCAATGGACATAGGCCATCCAAAAGGATGGAATAAATTCAAGGCCAGGACAGCAGTGCAACGGGCTGcaaaccccaggaatgccccaccctgcttCCCACACTGGCATCTGATTTGGATGCCAGAGCAGTTCTGCCATGACCAGGAATTCTGGCTTTTGCAGCAGAGCTGGGGGACACCCGACTGCCCATGTTTCAGGGCCTCTGCCAATGCATTTCCCCATTGCACCAGACAGACGGGGACCTGCAACTGCTCCACAGGTAGGTCCACCCCTtccccccggattgggctgtagGTGTACCTTTGGAAAGtcttatatttctttattttctacaATATCTAATAGTAAAATGTTTGGGCCATGTacacaaggcaagtaagaagcatcTGTATACTTGGGGAACACCCCCCAAATATGTAGCAATAGTATTAGCaatagaagagttgtttttataccctgctttcctgtccctttaaggagtctcagtgttgctccccacaacagacaccttgagaagcaagtggggctgagagagttctgagagaactgtgactggtccaaggtcacccagctgacttcatgtataggagcagggaaacaaagcctGCTCACC of Sphaerodactylus townsendi isolate TG3544 linkage group LG06, MPM_Stown_v2.3, whole genome shotgun sequence contains these proteins:
- the LOC125434599 gene encoding RH-like protein — its product is MPTGLFLCRTMGSQYPPSLRILLSALILVYEISFILIFYFFVLYDHQRNLDIYPVFQDVNIMVFFGFAFLLTFLRRYGFSSTGFSLLLAALAVQWAVMVDGFLFHFSNGKVRISLQSILTAVMSIPTVLISAGAVLGKANPIQLILMALIEVTVFAANRWIAMDVLQVENHLSLMYVHLFGAYFGLMLAWWLYHPSLSQKAEKETSKPASHLFAMLGTLFLWIFWPSFNSVLINNEGDKSVAIYNTYFAIASSTVTAFALSVATNKDGKINMTQIQNSTLAGGVAVGFSASSIQHPWIAITLGLLAGTVSVLGSVFLQKPLNTYLKIHDTCRVHSTFGFPSLLGAIAHTILTIADHWGGSNQSHWGYVALMGLGALSLSIILSLVAGFITGSLLICKLWKAPPVAKYFDDQAYWEFPHLAVGY